The window GAGAGGAACAGAGGTTCAAGGCGCTACAAAAGCTTCCAGCTGAAAGAGATGCTCTGGTATTAAAGCATATCCACTTTGTCTATCACCCTACCAAGGAGACCTGCCCTAGCAGTCCTCACTGTGGAGACTCTAAGATTGAGCAACTCTTAGTGTCACGTTTCCCCACATGTTACCCCTTTTTTGATGTGAAAGCTCATTTTGGGGAAACCAAGGCTGACAGAATTAACCTTGTCATACTAGGGAAGGATGGACTGGCCAGAGAATTTGCCAATGAGATTAGGGCTCTCTGCACAAATGATGACTGGTATGTGTTGGACGGAAAGATGTATGAATTGACGCTGCGCCCTATCGAGGGAAATGTACGTCTTCCAGTAAATTCCTTCCACACGCCCACTTTCACCCCTCACggatgtctgtgtctgtataatTCAAAGGAGTCCCTCTCCTATGTGATTGAAAGCCTTGAGCGACTTAGGGAGTCAACTCTAGGTCGAAGGGATAGCCAGCTAGCCCAGCTGCCAACATCACTACTTTTAGTCACTAAAAGAGGCGTAGGATCATATGTGGATATAAGTGGAGAAACTGCCTTAAACCTAATAACACAGGGACAGCAGGTTGCAAGGAGGCTGCAGTGTAGCTTTTTAGACCCTGCCTCCCCTGGTGTGGGCTATGGCCATACTGTCAATGAGACTCAAATCAACCAGGTGCTGAGGGGCCTTCTGGATATTAGGAGGAGCACATCCTTTAGTAGCAgctccccacccctcctccctgAGCCTCCAGGTCTCCGAGACTCCCCTCATCAGCCGGTGCCAGAGGCAGACCTACGCATCGTCATGTGCTTAATGTGCGGAGACTCCTATGACATTGAGCAGCTCCTGTCCCCTTTCCTAATGCATCAGCACTGCAGGCCCATGTCTAATAGTGGCACCTCTGTATTGCTGGAGCAGACAATTGGTGGACACAAACTAGCCATAGAGCTCTCTCTGCTCTCGTACCATGCCTCCTTCACTTTGCGGAAGAGCAGGTTAGTACACGGCTACATTGCTGTGTACTCGGTCTCCCGAAAAGCCTCCCTGGAGACCCTGTGTGCATTCTTGTGTGAGGTTCAGGACATCATCCCTGTTCAGCTGTTAGCAGTGGGAGATAGCCAGGCAGAGCTCACTGACAGCGACTATGCCTGTGAACAGCTGATCCAGGGGGAGGAGCTAGCCCATGAGATTGAGGGTCGTTTTAACAGTGTGGTTTGTGGATCTGGGGGGGTGGTTGGAGGCCTGCACAGGATAGAAATGTTCCATTCTTTTCTGATGGAGGTTGTAGAGAAACGCAACATTGTGGAGGCCACACACATGTACGATAATGTTGCCGAAGCATGCACCAATGAAAATGTGTACTCCCCACGCTGCAGTTCCCCTAGTCCTGTCACCATGTACCTGGATTCAGAGGATGACGTAGAGCCATCGCCACCGTACTATGATGGCACACTCACTTCTCATAGTGGGGGCTTCAACCTGCCTGACTTAGATTCCAGTGACATCTCTGTCATCTCTGAGATCCGAGACTTTGAGAACAAACTGAACAACAAAGTGCCCCCCCAAGTCAGAGTTAAACCAGGTGTCACTTTTGACTTCCGGAAGGTTAGCCGTAACCCATATATCGATACACTGGGTCATCGTCGCTCCCTACCCTCTGCTGTTACCTGGGTTCCTGGTGGGGATGTGGGCTACGATCCCTCAGACTATGCTGAACCCATTGACGCTGTTTCAAAACCCCGCCCTAGCAATGAAGAGATCATCTACTCAGTGCCACATGACAGCACACAAGGCAAAATCATCACCATCCGCAACTCTAACAGGATGCACTCCAATGGAAATGGCTCAGACAGCGAAGCAGACAGCAGCTCTCTGGAGCGAAGGAGGAAGTTCTCAGCAGCGGGGGTGAAGCCTCGTCTTTACCGGGACCGCTCCAAGCGGCTTGGCAAGTTCAGTAGCTTCCGCACAAGCTTCATAGGCAGCGATGACGAGATGGGAGCTCTTCCAAAGTCCAAGGAGGATGACTTTGGGACCCTGAAAGGCGAAAGTCTTGTTAATGAGGAGATTGAAGACCCAAAAAAGAGGAACATTCTGAAGAGCCTGCGACGAACAGCCAAGGTTTGTATAATACCAcctttttctgtatttaattCAGTAAAAAAGTAGCTCTATATAAACTTGTTCATAGTGTCCTACAGAAATTGTTGTTGATTAATGAAttactagttttttttaaactgatttcGTACATATTACCCTTGTTAAAAATTGCATCAGTCATTTCTATAGGTATGATTGCAATATTAGAAACTGTATACAATATGTGGAGGTCACTGTTGAGTGAGCATGTTTAAACTGGTAATGTCTTGGGGAGGATCTAGATTAAGCTTGTGACTGAATGGGAGGAACTCTTGATTTGCTGCTGATGAAGAACAACACATGTTGTTAGAATTCAACGAGTGCCTCTATCAACATAATTGTCCCTGTTCAAGACACTCGAGTCCTTTGACTTTCCTTTTTCACAGAAAACCAGACCAAAGCCCCGTCCAGCTATTCCCAAGCCCCCGGAGAGCAATTACTTCGGAGTACCCTTAGTGAATGTGGTATCACCAGACAGACCTATCCCACTCTTCATCGACAAATGTGTCCGCTTCATTGAGACCACTGGTACGtcgttttgtctttttttacccATGTTCGGGCTGCTGTACATGTGATGTATACAAATttgatttaatgttttattctgAGAAATACTGATGATGGTCGTTTATCAGTTTTTATTCTTCACTACAGGTATACATATTTTATGAAGTTAATGTCACCTAATAAAATGCTTATTGTTAGAACTGCTAAACCAGTGCACCTGTCCATGACCCTATTGTGATGAGAAAGTAATACAAGGGTTTATTCATTCAAGTACTCCCCGAGAAACTGCCAGCATCTGTATTGTCATGTCTGTTTGCAATGGGGCTAATGAAGTGTTTGTGCTTTGCTCGTTTCCCACTGTGCCCCCCACGTCTTTCCCCTTTTCTCTGCTGCgctctttttttcctcaggCCTGAATACAGAGGGTTTGTACCGCGTAAGCGGCAACAAGTCAGAGATGGAAAGCATGCAGAGGCAGTTTGAACAGGGTGAGCTGATCATCAGACTTGTTTGAACCAGCTGTTTGACATGCAATTATGTGGCTGCCAaatcaaaacataaacagagagTTACCAAAGGAAAGTGACATGCAACTGATTGTTCAGTGCTGATGACAGCTACTACTGATGGGCTTATTTTCTCTGATCCCTTTTAACTCTCATTCTCCTTGTGCAGACCACGGATTAGACCTAGTGGAGAAAGACTTCTCCATAAACACTGTGGCTGGAGCCCTCAAAAGCTTCTTCTCCGAGCTGCCTGAGCCCCTGGTGCCTTGTGCTCTGCAGGTGGACCTATTGGATGCTTTCAGTAAGCAAACACTGCTGGGCTGGGAGGGTCTTtacaagaacataaaaaaagattgtttcttTAGGAGGGAAGAGGGTAGGGAAGGTTTTTGGCAGaactgtttttctctgttttactgTTGACAATAATAATTTTCGTGGTagttttaaaaagacattttggttTCAAATTACTGTGTGCGATGATGAGGTCTTAGTTTTAATGGTaacttctctctgtgtgtgcagaaATCAATGACCGGGAACAGAGGCTATATACCATGAAGGATGTACTCAGGAGGTTCCCCAGGGAGAATTATGATGTCTTCAAATATGTAGTGAGCCACTTACACAAGTAAGTTCCCTGTCCACTGTTTAAATCACGTTCATGGCTTTGTTAGTCTTCTGTGGTAGACACCCATCTGTTTGTTCTGCACTGTATGATGACTGTTAATAATttgttgtctgtttgtgtgtttttcccaGGGTGAGCCAGCTGAACAGGGTGAACTTGATGACCAGTGAAAACTTGTCCATCTGCTTCTGGCCTACCCTCATGAGGCCAGACTTCACCACTATGGATGCCCTGACTGCCACACGCACCTACCAGACAATCATCGAGAGCTTCATCCACCAGTGTGCATTCTTCTTTTACAACCAGCCCCTCCT is drawn from Sander vitreus isolate 19-12246 chromosome 13, sanVit1, whole genome shotgun sequence and contains these coding sequences:
- the arhgap35b gene encoding rho GTPase-activating protein 35; this encodes MMAKKQDARSPIYNLIVVGLSGTEKEKGQCGVGKSCLSNRFVRPSADDFYLDHTSVLSTSDFGGRVVNNDHFLFWGEVSRVLEEGPECRMHVVEQTEFIDDQTFQPHRSTAMQPYIKRAATTKLASAEKLMYFCTDQLGLEQDFEQKQMPEGKLQVDGFLLCVDVSRGMNRNFDDQLKFVTNLYGHLSKTKKPIVLVLTKCDEGVERYIKDAHTFAITKKSLPVVETSARSNINVDLAFLTLVQLIDKGRGKPKIIPYFEALKLQSQQIASAKDRYEWLINRIVKNHNETWLNTSRRMNTSPEYKEYVFLEGTAKCKKLFQQHVYRLKQEHIERRRKIYLSTLPLALSSLVPDLDEIDQLSWSGVQKVLESKQHFAHWFVVLEDSPWEDTSHIDNMEDERIPSDLLETDEAEDIFNAHLEHLRNECRRAEIRLEFKHKLASSPFVTPGRPWEEARSFIMNEEFYQWLEEPEYLDLYNRHQKEVIDHAKEDFQELLLEYSELFYELEVDAKPSKEKMGAIQEVLGEEQRFKALQKLPAERDALVLKHIHFVYHPTKETCPSSPHCGDSKIEQLLVSRFPTCYPFFDVKAHFGETKADRINLVILGKDGLAREFANEIRALCTNDDWYVLDGKMYELTLRPIEGNVRLPVNSFHTPTFTPHGCLCLYNSKESLSYVIESLERLRESTLGRRDSQLAQLPTSLLLVTKRGVGSYVDISGETALNLITQGQQVARRLQCSFLDPASPGVGYGHTVNETQINQVLRGLLDIRRSTSFSSSSPPLLPEPPGLRDSPHQPVPEADLRIVMCLMCGDSYDIEQLLSPFLMHQHCRPMSNSGTSVLLEQTIGGHKLAIELSLLSYHASFTLRKSRLVHGYIAVYSVSRKASLETLCAFLCEVQDIIPVQLLAVGDSQAELTDSDYACEQLIQGEELAHEIEGRFNSVVCGSGGVVGGLHRIEMFHSFLMEVVEKRNIVEATHMYDNVAEACTNENVYSPRCSSPSPVTMYLDSEDDVEPSPPYYDGTLTSHSGGFNLPDLDSSDISVISEIRDFENKLNNKVPPQVRVKPGVTFDFRKVSRNPYIDTLGHRRSLPSAVTWVPGGDVGYDPSDYAEPIDAVSKPRPSNEEIIYSVPHDSTQGKIITIRNSNRMHSNGNGSDSEADSSSLERRRKFSAAGVKPRLYRDRSKRLGKFSSFRTSFIGSDDEMGALPKSKEDDFGTLKGESLVNEEIEDPKKRNILKSLRRTAKKTRPKPRPAIPKPPESNYFGVPLVNVVSPDRPIPLFIDKCVRFIETTGLNTEGLYRVSGNKSEMESMQRQFEQDHGLDLVEKDFSINTVAGALKSFFSELPEPLVPCALQVDLLDAFKINDREQRLYTMKDVLRRFPRENYDVFKYVVSHLHKVSQLNRVNLMTSENLSICFWPTLMRPDFTTMDALTATRTYQTIIESFIHQCAFFFYNQPLLDSPTGLAGLPASPTTTLSGSSAYSCYRSSPPHTTTHFSPLQQSPPTTPQSPLQSLLPPLHQHPHSHHSPAEQETL